The genomic DNA GTAAGCAGCTTCTCATCATCGCCGAGGACGTCGAGGGTGAGGCGCTTGCCACGCTCGTCGTCAACAAGCTTCGCGGCACGTTTACCTGCGTCGCGGTCAAGGCGCCGGGCTTTGGCGACCGCCGCAAGCGCATGCTCGAGGACATCGCTGTCGTCACGGGCGGCAAGGTTGTCTCCGAGGAGCTGGGCATGAAGCTTGAGGGCGTGACCCTCGACGTCCTCGGTCGCGCGAAGACCGTCAAGGTCAGCAAGGAAGACACCACGATCATCGATGGCGCTGGCTCCGAGGACGATATCAAGGCCCGGATCAATCAGATCAAGGCTGAGATTGACAACTCCGATTCTGATTTCGATCGCGAGAAGCTCCAGGAGCGCCTTGCGAAGCTCTCCGGCGGCGTGGCGGTCATCAAGGTGGGAGCCGCGACCGAGGTTGAGCTCAAGGAGAAGAAGCACCGCATCGAAGACGCGCTTCAGGCGACTCGCGCGGCGGTCGAGGAGGGCATCGTCGCCGGCGGTGGCGTTGCGCTTGTTGACGCGATGGGCGCACTCGACGGGCTTGAGCTTCCCGAGGAGGAGATGCTCGGCGTCAAGATCATCCGCAAGGCTCTCGACGAGCCCCTCAAGACCATCGCGTCCAACGCCGGATTCGAAGGCTCGGTCGTGGCCGAGAAGGTCAAGGCTCTCGACAAGGGGCACGGCCTGAACGCCGCTACGGGCGAGTACGGCGACCTCATGGCGATGGGAGTCATCGACCCGGTGAAGGTGACCCGTTCCGCTCTGCAAAACGCGGCGTCGATCGCGTCGCTTATTCTCATCACCGAGACCACGGTGACAGACGCTCCCGCCAAGGAAGACGGCGCGTCTGCGATGGGCGGCATGGGCGGCATGGGCGGGATGATGTAGGCTCCGCACGTTTCCCACGCAGTGCACTTGATGACGGGGTCCCGGGCTACCAAGCTCGGGACACCGTCCTTTTCTTGCCTTTCTGCCTCTCTAGCCGGCGGGGTCCCGGTCCGATACAGTAAGCGAGACCACCCCGGACCTGGAGGGATCCGATGAATGCGGAGTTCATGCGTGAGTGGACGCGACTGAAGTCCGAGCACACGCACGATCGAGACCCGGCCAACAACTATGGCTGTTTCAACGTGGAGGCGTGCCGGAACTGTAACTACGTCTACAACTCCCGGGCGTGCATCAGCTGTCACAACAGCGATTCGATAATCGAGTGCGTGCAATGCGTCGACTGCCGGGATTGCGCATTTTGCGTGGGACTCAATGGCGCGCGCTTCCACATCCTCAACAAGGAGTACTCCGAGGCTGAGTACTACGCGAAGCTCGCCGAGTACGGCATCGACTGGAACGTCGAAGCGTTTGACGATTTTGCGATGTAGAGTGAATTAGCCGAGAGCGACTCGGGAACGCGCACGTCGCGCGTCGATGATTTCCCTGTACAGGTCGAGCGTTATATCGGCGGCCAGCGTGATGTCGTAGCTGGCGGCCGCGTCTTTCGCTTGCTCGCTCAGCCGCAGACGGAGCACCTCGTCGCTTGCCATTCTTTCGATGCAGTCGGCGAGTGCGGGAGCACTATCATCGCTGAGCAGCCCGGTTGAGCCGTCAACGACGACGTCGCCGACGCCGGGCGACCGGACGCCCGCCACAGGCAGACCGGCGGCGGCGGCCTCGAGAACGACGAGCGGGTACGTCTCAGATGTCGACGCCGTGACGAAGAAATCACACGCGGCAAGGTACCCGGGGACCAGCTCGTACGGTGTCTCACCGACGAAGTTCGCTCGATGGGCAAGACCGCGCTCCGCGAGCGTCCTTTCGGCGCTGCCTCGTTCCGGCCCTTCACCAAGCAAAAGCACGTGAAGCTCCGGGCAGCGCTTAGCCGCGATTGCAAACGCCTCGATCAGGGTCTCGATACTCTTCTCCTTGCCCATGCGGCCGAGATAGACCATCACCGTCGCGTGTTCAGGGAAGCCGAGCTCAGTCTTAGTGCGAGGATCGCTCGGCTGGGAAAACGGGCGCGTGTCGATAGCGTTATGAACGATGACCGCTTGATTCGTGACGCCAAAATCGGCGAGCCAATCAGCCAAGCCCTTTGACGGGGCGAACACGCCGTCTGTCTTCTCGGCGAACCAAGAGAGGTAGCGCCTGAGGTAGGCCATCCTGACGGTACGGGGAACAAACCCCGCGTACGCGTCCGAGTAAAGGTCGTAGCGTGTGTGATTGGTGAACACCACCGGTACACCAGCGGGTGAGCAGTACTTAAGGGCGAGACGTCCGCTCACGAACGGGTGGTGCGCATGGGCGATGTCGAGAGTAGGGATCAGCCGCTTGATGTCGGAGCTGTGGTCGACACCGAACTGGTAGCCGGTATCACCGAACGCGAGGCCCCATGAGCGCATGACGTTAGGCTCGTCGTCGTGGTGATCACGGTTGCCGAAGGTGATGACGAACACCTCGTGCCCGCACTCCTCAAGTCGGCGCTTGTGAAGTGCGATGCAGTTGGTGACGCCGCTGATGTGCGGCTTGTACATGTCAGCGAACATGCCGATACGCACGAATCGGTCCTCTTCGTGTGTGGCGGCGGCGAGCGCCGTCCAGTAGAGTACGTACGGTGTTTCCCCCGGCAACTCTATCAGTATCAATCCGAGGAGTCATCCCGTGTCGCGGCGAACTACCCCTTCGCTACCATCGAGCCCAATGTCGGGGTCGTGCCGATCGCAGGCGCGCGCTCACCGTTCGAGGGACTTGCGGATCATCCAGTCGGTCTGATGCGCGATGCTCGCGGGTCCGCCCACAACAGTAGGATCTGCGACGCGCGCGGCGTTGTTGACAAGGAAGCGCCGCGTATGGGGCGAGATCAGGCGATCCCCCACAAGTAGGAGCGGGCGGCGTTGTGTGGCGGCGAGCGCACCGGCTGTAAGCGCGTCGGGGAAGAGCTGGCCTGTCGCCACGAGCGGGTTTAGCGATCCTGCACCGGCGTAGCGCTCCACCACGCGGACGTTCGTCGCCCAGCGGTCGGTGCCGGCGACGCGAATGACCTGCGCGGTCTGACCGAGTTCGGTGGCGACGGCAGCGCTCACGGCGCCTGTGCCGCCGATGATTTCGAACCGGGTGATCCGTGCGGCGTTCTCGGTGATGAAT from Clostridiales bacterium includes the following:
- a CDS encoding glycosyltransferase codes for the protein MILIELPGETPYVLYWTALAAATHEEDRFVRIGMFADMYKPHISGVTNCIALHKRRLEECGHEVFVITFGNRDHHDDEPNVMRSWGLAFGDTGYQFGVDHSSDIKRLIPTLDIAHAHHPFVSGRLALKYCSPAGVPVVFTNHTRYDLYSDAYAGFVPRTVRMAYLRRYLSWFAEKTDGVFAPSKGLADWLADFGVTNQAVIVHNAIDTRPFSQPSDPRTKTELGFPEHATVMVYLGRMGKEKSIETLIEAFAIAAKRCPELHVLLLGEGPERGSAERTLAERGLAHRANFVGETPYELVPGYLAACDFFVTASTSETYPLVVLEAAAAGLPVAGVRSPGVGDVVVDGSTGLLSDDSAPALADCIERMASDEVLRLRLSEQAKDAAASYDITLAADITLDLYREIIDARRARSRVALG
- the groL gene encoding chaperonin GroEL (60 kDa chaperone family; promotes refolding of misfolded polypeptides especially under stressful conditions; forms two stacked rings of heptamers to form a barrel-shaped 14mer; ends can be capped by GroES; misfolded proteins enter the barrel where they are refolded when GroES binds), which translates into the protein MAKEIRFDEEARRGLEAGVNKLADAVKVTLGPKGRYVVLEKKFGAPTITNDGVTIAKEIELDDALENMGAQLVKEVATKTNDVAGDGTTTATLLAQVIVREGLRNVAAGANPLAIKRGIEKSVEVVVEAIKSNAKEIEDKEEIAHVGAISAADEVIGSKIAEAMEVVGKDGVITVEESQTFGIDIETVEGMQFDKGYISPYMVTDPDRMEAVLNDPLILIANSKIGSIQDLLPVLEKVMQSGKQLLIIAEDVEGEALATLVVNKLRGTFTCVAVKAPGFGDRRKRMLEDIAVVTGGKVVSEELGMKLEGVTLDVLGRAKTVKVSKEDTTIIDGAGSEDDIKARINQIKAEIDNSDSDFDREKLQERLAKLSGGVAVIKVGAATEVELKEKKHRIEDALQATRAAVEEGIVAGGGVALVDAMGALDGLELPEEEMLGVKIIRKALDEPLKTIASNAGFEGSVVAEKVKALDKGHGLNAATGEYGDLMAMGVIDPVKVTRSALQNAASIASLILITETTVTDAPAKEDGASAMGGMGGMGGMM